In Theileria equi strain WA chromosome 3, complete sequence, the genomic window GTTGTTTAAGCTGTTTTATTCTTGCTATTGTGAGTAGTATTGGGGACCTTAACACATAAAGTCCATAATTAACCGTCCCACACAGTATTAGAACTATATAAATGACCTGGAAGGCGCGAGGACCCCTCGAAGGGGTGCACCAAGTGCAATGTTAATGCTAAATAACGAAAAAGTGCAATGACTAGCTCAGTTAGTTTGCTCAATTTAATAATAGGTTTAATTGCTAACTTTTAAAAAACGGATTTAAAGTTGGTTGGTAGGTTACACATCTGATCTTCTAGCCAGCCTAAACAACGTTGTTTACGATAATCTAACGTAATAGATGCTATACTTAgtaaaacaaattaaaattaAGCtgatttaaaataataTAATAAGTAACAATGGTgttcttttcaaaaaagAATGGAATCTATAGTTCTAGGTTGACGTTGCACGTATATAGCATTGCGCTGCAGGCTATGATCGGTGTAAAGATGCTATTATCGTCACCAAACAAGACTGATTTGAGTTTGATTTTTAATGTACGCTCTGTGCAGGATGTCTATAAACTGGGTTTTGATTTATTGCAGTATGGAGGAGTTGCTCATATATTGCTGTCGTTGATAACTCTAGTTGGTGTTATCTGTACTTACTTTATCACTAGCGTCTTTAAGCTTCCAATGATTATAATTTCAATGATTCAAGGTTCATACTGTAGTACAACGGCATTGGTATGTGTTTATCTATTACAACGTGGTTATTCATCAGTGAATAAACTTGTTGACTATCTTGCTAAGACTGGTAGTTATTTGGGATTTGATCTTACAAGCACCAGTCTCCTCATTGATAAAAGAGAGGATTTATTTGTAATTGGGCTGCTTGCTATCATGGCATCATCCATGTATAGTAGAGCTCAATTGATTCAGGGTACAGATTCTGCTCCTGCAACAATGGTCATGGCGCCGAGTTTAACCATAGGTTTGGCAATTGCTTTTGCTCTTATAGCACCCTGTAGAGATTATAGGATT contains:
- a CDS encoding hypothetical protein (encoded by transcript BEWA_011420A); this translates as MVFFSKKNGIYSSRLTLHVYSIALQAMIGVKMLLSSPNKTDLSLIFNVRSVQDVYKLGFDLLQYGGVAHILLSLITLVGVICTYFITSVFKLPMIIISMIQGSYCSTTALVCVYLLQRGYSSVNKLVDYLAKTGSYLGFDLTSTSLLIDKREDLFVIGLLAIMASSMYSRAQLIQGTDSAPATMVMAPSLTIGLAIAFALIAPCRDYRIVILGGIWLLICIAGEVITTLTSCRCFKFLDITMIFVYGSMFVFSLITIIHCTKIYTNGRLDYSSYVALLKGQVNDYVGTYVGDYVHQNVENYVNYDLIRGYFDSLTTNHTNEQINFYMGNGDFLIVVIMLATVNLFFSFIATLYTLFHFFDFHSDETPREADDKKFCVVINQK